The following are encoded together in the Brassica napus cultivar Da-Ae chromosome A9, Da-Ae, whole genome shotgun sequence genome:
- the LOC106448383 gene encoding uncharacterized protein LOC106448383, whose product MSRVCPSWNFTSNHDTEEDGRIIILWKYPATVQVLHQSRQSLTCEVSLPRLPRFTFTAVYASNLREERRSLWDDLYEVQTTLFLDHRNWIIGGDFNQITHHEEHSSSSVAQLSSDMTELQDHFLRLGISDLRFQGSYHTWTNKCPSSPSTKKLDRALVNGNWVDAFPNSVASFLPYEFSDHTPCLIDPSCPLPSIGTRPFKYFNFLSNHSSFLTAVENAWILSGSFAHDLHTIAASRKAYNFIRSLLLPSGVLVTDPEEMCIIAVNHFKGILAPTNLSQLVSSLQWFDQLQPFRCSDDQKCSLASYPSAEEIQRTILKLNPHKSPGPDGFTSAFFKDAWTIVGLKQLQQLNNSSPQPFCQLQLMQQFSRWFPKGRGYHKIGGPKRITLKVDIAKAFDTIRWEFIFQCLRSLAVPEIFLRWLHACVCTTSYSLGFNGATYGFFKGSRGLRQGDPLSPYLFVLAMNCLSLSLNKAAREGQFGYHSKCQRTSLTHLCFADDLLIFCDGEPESVTAILNILKDFELRSGLAISVEKTSLFTAGIKPHELVQIKAATGLSEGTLPVRYLGVPLCTKKLSLTHCAPLLQSIKSKLHSWTVRTLSFAGRLQLLSTVIAGIVNFWSCAYILPKACTDEIDSLSSKFLWKGKTDGPNAAKVGWESVTKPKAEGGLGLRNLTQWNIAAALKLIWILFFRQDSIWSSWFVTEVLCGNENNFWVINTKQKHTWMTNKLISLRDIAYPWIKALLGNGERTYFWSSNWSPFGRIKDFLRGEASASLGIHQDSTLAELWELDHWVLPAARSENQVKIFSHLTSLSITNQPDQLLWSPNNLPSEKYSTQLIYNLIRTAAPAVPWHKEVWFSGGIPKHKFLTWLMTLNRCPTKDRMLQWGIQIDGGCVLCQTQIESRNHLFFHCRYSWDVWSSLASRCSVSPSPDWDVTLTTLHNYRGTRPWRKLLLLSWQAAIYLLWSERNQRLHRNRFRSSDSLLLEIDKQIRLRIASFRLSNPAESSQLLQLWFSSV is encoded by the exons ATGTCTAGAGTTTGCCCAAGCTGGAATTTTACCTCAAACCATGACACGGAAGAGGACGGGAGAATCATTATCTTGTGGAAGTACCCAGCAACTGTTCAAGTTTTGCACCAATCTCGGCAGTCTCTTACTTGCGAAGTCTCTCTCCCTCGTTTACCCCGATTTACTTTCACTGCGGTCTATGCTTCCAACCTCCGTGAAGAGCGTCGTTCCCTTTGGGACGATTTATATGAAGTTCAAACCACTCTCTTCTTGGATCATAGGAACTGGATCATTGGAGGGGATTTTAACCAGATCACCCACCATGAAGAACACTCTTCCTCCTCTGTCGCTCAACTTTCCAGCGATATGACCGAATTGCAAGATCATTTTCTTCGGTTGGGAATTTCTGATCTTAGATTCCAAGGATCATACCATACTTGGACCAACAAATGCCCCTCCTCCCCTAGTACAAAAAAGCTTGATCGGGCATTAGTGAATGGGAACTGGGTTGATGCTTTCCCGAACAGTGTAGCCTCTTTCCTACCCTATGAATTTTCCGACCATACTCCCTGCCTCATCGACCCTTCCTGTCCCCTTCCCTCAATTGGAACCCGTCCCTTCAAGTACTTCAACTTCCTCTCAAACCACTCTTCCTTTCTCACTGCGGttgagaatgcatggattctaAGTGGGAGCTTTGCGCATGACCTCCACAC AATAGCAGCCAGTCGCAAAGCTTATAACTTCATTCGATCACTCCTCCTACCTTCTGGTGTGCTTGTGACTGACCCGGAGGAGATGTGTATTATTGCAGTTAATCACTTCAAAGGGATTTTGGCACCTACTAACCTTTCCCAGCTAGTTTCCTCTCTTCAGTGGTTTGATCAACTTCAACCATTCCGGTGCTCTGACGATCAGAAATGCAGTCTTGCCTCCTACCCTTCAGCAGAGGAGATTCAGAGAACCATCCTAAAGCTAAACCCTCACAAGTCCCCTGGACCTGATGGGTTCACCTCGGCCTTCTTCAAGGACGCTTGGACAATTGTTGGCCTGAAACAATTGCAGCAACTAAACAATTCTTCACCACAGCCTTTCTGCCAGCTGCAACTAATGCAACAATTCTCACGCTGGTTCCCAAAAGGCCGG GGCTATCACAAGATAGGAGGGCCCAAGAGAATCACACTCAAAGTAGACATAGCGAAAGCTTTTGATACTATAAGATGGGAATTCATATTCCAGTGTTTGAGAAGCTTAGCTGTTCCAGAAATTTTTCTGCGATGGCTCCATGCTTGTGTCTGTACCACTTCTTACTCTCTGGGTTTCAACGGTGCTACCTACGGGTTCTTCAAGGGTTCTAGAGGCCTTCGCCAAGGTGACCCACTTAGTCCCTATCTGTTTGTGCTAGCAATGAACTGCCTATCCTTATCTCTGAACAAAGCAGCTAGGGAAGGTCAATTTGGCTACCACTCCAAGTGCCAAAGAACGAGCTTGACTCATCTATGCTTCGCCGATGACCTCTTAATATTCTGTGATGGTGAGCCTGAGTCAGTTACCGCCATCTTGAATATCCTAAAAGATTTTGAGCTTCGTTCGGGACTAGCGATTAGCGTGGAAAAGACCTCTTTGTTTACTGCAGGAATTAAACCCCATGAGTTAGTTCAGATAAAAGCAGCTACGGGgctatctgaaggaactctacCGGTAAGATACCTAGGAGTGCCGCTCTGCACCAAGAAACTGTCGCTAACACATTGTGCACCGCTGCTCCAAAGTATCAAATCCAAGCTGCATTCTTGGACAGTACGCACTCTGTCTTTTGCAGGTAGACTTCAACTCCTCTCTACTGTCATAGCGGGCATAGTCAATTTCTGGTCTTGCGCATACATCCTTCCCAAAGCCTGCACAGATGAGATTGACTCGCTTAGCAGCAAATTCCTATGGAAAGGCAAAACCGATGGTCCAAATGCAGCAAAAGTGGGTTGGGAAAGTGTAACAAAACCTAAAGCTGAAGGGGGGTTAGGCCTTCGTAACTTGACTCAATGGAACATCGCTGCTGCTCTCAAACTCATTTGGATTCTTTTCTTCAGACAAGACTCTATCTGGTCCTCCTGGTTCGTAACTGAAGTTCTCTGCGggaatgaaaataatttttgggTCATCAATACAAAACAGAAACACACCTGGATGACAAATAAATTGATCTCACTAAGGGATATCGCCTACCCTTGGATCAAGGCTCTACTGGGAAATGGAGAGAGGACTTACTTCTGGTCTTCAAATTGGTCCCCCTTTGGACGCATTAAAGATTTCTTGCGTGGTGAGGCCTCTGCTTCTCTTGGAATCCATCAAGACTCGACCCTGGCTGAACTCTGGGAGCTGGATCATTGGGTTCTTCCTGCAGCGAGATCAGAAAACCAGGTCAAAATCTTCTCACATCTCACATCACTCTCTATTACTAATCAGCCAGATCAACTTCTATGGAGCCCTAACAACTTGCCATCAGAGAAATATTCAACACAACTCATCTATAACCTGATCAGGACGGCTGCGCCTGCTGTTCCATGGCACAAGGAAGTTTGGTTCTCTGGAGGTATCCCGAAACATAAGTTCTTAACTTGGCTAATGACCCTAAATCGTTGTCCTACTAAAGATAGGATGCTCCAGTGGGGGATCCAAATTGATGGTGGATGCGTGCTCTGCCAAACTCAGATCGAATCCCGGAACCATCTGTTCTTCCATTGCAGATACTCTTGGGACGTTTGGTCGTCTCTAGCTTCACGTTGCTCGGTTTCTCCCTCCCCTGATTGGGACGTGACATTGACAACGCTACACAACTACAGGGGGACACGACCATGGAGGAAGCTACTACTACTCTCCTGGCAAGCGGCAATTTACCTCCTATGGTCTGAACGTAATCAAAGACTCCACCGAAACCGGTTCAGGTCATCAGACTCCCTCCTATTGGAAATTGATAAGCAAATCAGACTTCGGATTGCAAGCTTCCGGCTCTCAAACCCGGCTGAGTCCTCCCAACTTCTCCAACTTTGGTTCTCTTCCGTTTGA